The DNA region cagtccctactctctctggcccaaagatttattttttattatatataagtgtactgtagctgtcttcagacactccagaagagggcgtcagatctcattatgagtggttgtgaactaccatgtggttgctgggatttgaactcacgacctttggaagagcagccagtgctctttcctgctgagccatcttgccagccctacaattttttaaatttaagttaaaatattatAAGCAAATTGCAATGTAACCAGGAACAGGGTATTTATGATGTTAAAGGTATTGGTCTCTTTGGAAAGTGTGGTACTGGTATTTTGGTTTTTAAGGTTGCATATTGAAATGTTTCCTGATAAAATAAGCTGGTAGCTGGCTTTTTCCCCCCTCAGAATAATTCAAAAGAGGGGGAAATAGATGCTGGCATGTAAAGAAAGGTGAGGCACGTGGTGGGCACGTGTTGTATTATACTAACCTAGCTTATTTGGAAttttctggggggaaaaaaagagaaacttttaaACATCTTTAGTAGGAAGCATAAGAGCATCATTGGAGGAAAACTCCATGGAGAGATCTGGGTGCAGGCCTAGGGACAGGGCCCTGGGTGAGGCTGGGTGAGGGAGAGCCTCCAATGCAGTGAAGTGCTGGAATGGAGAACAGCTCTATCTGCTActgttctttcctcctcctcccccctcctcctcctgctccacctcctcccattcctcctccaccaccttcttctttgtctttgttttttttgttttgttttcttttgttttgagacagggtttctctgtgtagccctgcctatcctggaactcactctgtagaccaggctggcctcaaactcagagatctgctgcctctgtctcccagaatGCTGGGGTCAAAGATGTTCACCCCCACTCCCAGCTGTGCTTATTCAAATGTTAACCTCAGTAGTTGAACACTCTGGTTTAGAGGAATTGCCTGGGAGCCCTCCATCTTTCAAAACATTCTTAGTGCCCTCTAGAAATCTCCACTTTCTGCTGGATTTTTCCTAGGTTACTGTGTAAGGAGATGAAACTCTGAATAGAGAGAGAGTCCTTCCCACAAAATTCACACTCAGCTGCTTCTTTGGGAAGCAGACAATGGCAGAGGAGATCAAAATTAAACAGTCTAGacgaggaacagaaagaaaatctatttccAGTTCTATTTTATTAGAGGTGACTTGTTAGTCAGATGACATGTTAAAATTACccagaataaaaaaagaatgagtcaTTTTAAGACTCCCTTCTCTGTCCTTTAGCACTTCAAGAAGGGATTGCACCTGCCACTAAATTCTAGGTGGTCTCCAAAGGACCAGGGATGCAGACCGTTGCCCTCAGCTCTTTGGGGGAAGGTAGACACGTAGTTTCTATCTTGTTTTGATCATCCCTACGGGTGTCCCCTCATCCTGGGCAAAAGGCCCACATTCTGGTGCTTCTGCTGGCCTACAGGGACAGCAGGACTCGTCTGTGCACGACTCCCAGGCAAGTAGGACAGGTTAGGAACTAGGCACTCATGCCCTTGCTAGTGGGTGATGGACAGCAcatgcatctctccagccttctccttTGGACAGTTGTCAGAAGAAATAGCCAAGGAGAAGAATCATAAAAGTAAAGCTGCATAAAAGCAATGAACGAGCTTTCAAAGATGATCATTTCTCCAAATCTATAGCCTAAGCAAAAGTATAGTCACCGGTAGGGAGCTTTCTTCTCCTATGCGTTCTGTGGTATTTTGACTCACCTGGTTACTCCCCTGCTCTCCCAAGCTTCGTGACTTGACTTGTAATGCAGACTCAAGGGCAGAAGTCTGCATTACGCACTGGTACCGGATGGATCAAATAAGGAAGTTCTTCTGAAGAAATAATGGCCCGTTGCCTGGCCCCAGAAAACTGTCTAGAAGATGTGCTCAAGAACTTGTCTTTGTATCATCTGCCTTGGTGCTTCTGAAGGGTTGAGGCCACTTCCCAGCCGTGTCTGTGGAAAATACAGGAAGGAGATGGTAATAAACATTCATTGCCTGTGGCTGGGAAAATAAGGGGCAGTTAGTAGACAAAGATGTCTAGAGATGAAGAAGTCAGAGAAGGACATACTTCAAGGTGTCCCATGGACCTTAGGAAGCCTTGGGCATGCACAGAGCTGAACTCAGGCTCAGAAAAAGCTGGCGAAGCCCCTGGCTCCCTTTGCTCCCTGACCTTCAAGCTGGGCCTGGCTGAGCACTGAGATAGTGCCAGGCCACAGTGCCAATCTCAAAGGGACTCTgtgctgtgttttctttgttttgctccaCCTTTAGGGAAGGTTCTGCAGACTCTGGTCTACAAATCTAATGGGATCGATTCCAGTGGCCTCACAGGACGAAGAATATTCTTCTAAAATGAGTTCAATTGCTGGATACTGCATGCTGTTGTCTCAACTACCCTAGAGGATGCGGCAGGATTGCTGGAGctcaggagtttgaagccagtgtgAAAAGCATAACAGGATCCTATATGAAAAGGGAGTTCAGAAAACTCACTTAGACATGAAGCAGCAACAATGTGagggagaaatacagagaaagCACATGACACTTTTCAAAATGTCCCAgttctcagtttaaaaaaaaaaagtgaggaatGTCCATTCATAGGGAAAAAGTAATGTTTAACACTTGCTATGAGGAAGACTTACTGGATAAAAACTTTAATATACTTTCAAACAGTTAAATCATTCAAAAGACCCAAAGGAGTTAAAGACAGCAATGtgtgccaggaggtggtggcgcatgtctttaatcccagcacttggcaggtggatttttgagttcgaggccagtctggttcaaagagtgagttctaggactgccagggctatacagagaaaccctgccttgaaaaaacttaaaaaaaaaaaaaaaaagagcaatgtgTAAATAAACAGAAACGGTGAaaagaagtaaaacagaaaatttaGAATTTAAAAGTATAAGAACAATAGCAAAATTTGACCAGAAggtttgaaaaggaaaaagaagaaagaagagtaggaagagcagggagaagaggaaaaggggggagaggagaagagaaggaagaaaaataggaaggaggaggagaggggaggaagaaagaaggaggaaatggggagaaggatcagaaattcaatgtTATCCTCAGCTGTGATACCCTGGAATTATGAGGCCACAAACactaaattttgtctttaaaaaaaaaaaaaaaagccagttctcaggatggagagctggctcagcggttaagaacactgactgctcttccagaggacctgagttcaattcccagcaaccgcatggtggctcacaaccatctgtaatgggatccattgccctcttctggtgtgtctgaagacagtggtaGTGTACTaacattcataataaataaataaatctttaaaaaattctctaaatGTTGCACATAGATTATCAGAGGCTGGGCAACAAGAAAACAAGGAAGGGTGGGTGTTGGAAAACCAACACAATCAGGAGTTGATTGTAGCATTCCTTGGAACAGTGGCCTCACGGCTGTTTATGATAAATTATTCTGTATTCACCAAGAACTAAAAGAGGAAAGCCTGAAGGCTGTTCCTTCAGTGGTGTTGAAGAAGTTGAGCACTAATTACTTTGGTTTGAAGTCCACAGAATGCATATGTATTAAACATCacaatatatgtatgcatacatacaacaaCCAGTTTAAAACATAATACCAACCTAGTCATTACGACTGTGTGGTATTGGCAGAAGTGTAGCCTACAGACTAATGGTTGAAAAGCAAAGctcaggttggagagatggctcagcggtttaagagcattgactgctcttccagagatcctgagctcaattcccagcaactacatggtggctcaaaactacctgtaatgggatccgatgcactcttcttgtgtgtgtctgaagacaactgcatataaattttcatataaattaaaaaataaaaatctttaataaaaaaaaaaagaaagaaagaaagatcgaCTTTTCCAGGAAGATACATGAcacttttcctgggaagacagAGCACAAATGTCTATTCACCTCAGAAAGGGAACTGACAACAGATCAAAGGAACAATACCACAGGAGTCCAATACACTGAACCAATAGTTTATTTGGGGTTACTTCCAGGCATGTGGGTGAGGAGTGACTTACAGGAACAGGTAGGACTCAAAGTCAGCTGCATCACCGAAGCCCACCCCAGAGCCGGAACCATTGAGCTCTCTGCACAACTTACAGGCAACTCAGACAGGACAGGGAATCTCTTCCAGACAGTTCAGTTATCTTAAGTCTGGGGAATAGTCTTTACCAAATATGCAATATTGAGGAGGTAAAGGGCTTATACATCTGGTCAGTTTTGGGGAGGaggtgaagaagaaaaagaagagaaggaaaaagaggaagaaaaagaacaagaagaagaggaggaggaggaggaggaggaagaagaagaagcaagcaaacaCCCTTTTAAGTCATATACTTCTGGGgttagagacatggctcagtggtcaaaagcaCGGCTCTTCTCgcagaggttcaattcccaacacccaaatggtgactcacaactttCTATATTCCATGGGATCTTACCATCTTGCCTATCTTCTGTGGGCACtacatgcacccatacacacattcaggtacacatacatacacacacatgaaataatgtttgcctgtttgtttgtggATGGGAtttctctgcacagccctggttgtcctggaagttACCATATATACCAGGCTGGTATCAAGCTCAAAGGTCTGCCTGCTGCTTCTTAAGTGCCCAgactaaaggcctgtgccaccacctggctcatcAAGTAATTCTTTATAAAGTCCTCCATAAGATATAATGCAAAAACATACTATATAGAGATACAAATTTATCTTCACAACACGAAGTGGATTTTTTCCCCCAGCGCTGGGGCAAATGGTGTTCTACATGCTAGGATAGTTtctgcccactgagctacatccccagtccaaAGCTGTGTTTTGTGTAGTGTTTTAGTCAAGTCTGTTTTACATGTCCTTCACTGTAGGAAGCCACCTCTTGTTGCTCATCTTTCTTCCTGTAGCTATCGGGTGATTTCATTTTTCCGAGTTTAAGTTGCGATCCAGCTCTGTCTGTTCACAAGCTTCCTTCCTGCCAGAAGCACTCCTTACATTTGTTGACCAGTGTCAGATTTTCACTAAGCTAGACTCGATGTGGGAGGCTTCGTGactggcacacttcctccaattgGGGAACACCAGTTTCCTCTGCACAACTCCCACAGTGCTCAAACTCAGTCTCTTCTATTAGGTCACTTGGGATAAGGTAGGGATACCTTTCTCTCCTGCCAGTCTCCCTGTAGGTTCTTGAGAGCAAGGACCATATTCTACACTTACAGCCTCATCCTGTGTTACAGTACCTGACTAAATCTAGATGCTCATAAATACTGAATGAAATGTGAATTCTCGAACTTATGACATAGAGATGAATCGATCATGGAGAACTCAGAAAACAACTTTGCTTTCACGATCTGTACAATGGAATTGGCGACacagttaatttttaaagtggCAGGGCTGGGGACACAGGTCAGTaggaaagcacttgcctagcatacatgaggtGTTCAATCACCAATAATTGAAATCATAAATAATATAGTCAGATGTGGTGGAGCATACTTTTAATACccgggaggtggaggcaggaagatctctatgagtttgaggctatcctggtctacatattaagaccttgtctcaaataaataagacACCTGcagtaaaaattaatttcttgtgGATGGTGAAGTAGCTAATTTTACAACCCAGCTGCcagggagcctgaggcagaaggatcacttcAGCCCAAGAGTACAAAATAGCCTGAGAGACTTAATGAGACCTCGTCGTCATAATAAAATGCATATATGCCATATTCCTTCAGGGGAGAATGCTAGATAAACAAAACTGTGGTTCTCTTTGGGAACTACTTTGGAATGCTTTAATGGAGTGAAGTAAAGACCTAATATATGACCAGAATGTACTTGCTATGTATCATCCCAACAGAAGTAAGAACGAGTTCACAAAAACTTATCAGCTTTATTAAAAGAGAGgacaaatatttaacttttatcaAGAGAAAAGTAAATTGTCATATATCTCACCTGATCTTAATCAAAGGACCACGAAGTCACATTTCAGCATATCCATATAGTGCAATACTAGTTAGCATTAAATAGTGTTGAACTACTGACATGAGCAACATGACTGAACCTCAAAAACAGTAAGCAGAAtaaaaaatgagggaaaaaagaACATATAAATTGTATGGTCCTGCTTACCTGCAATTAAACaacaatatttttatagaaatcaGGATTCTGAGCAGGGATGCAGCTTAACCTTCAAGCACTTGTCTTGTATACACTGTGCCTTGGATTCAATTCCCTAGCccctttgtttgtttaatgaaagagagaagagaaataatggagaaaataaatcagaaattaGAATATTTCATGATTCTGATGGGAGAGTAGATTGACTAGGAAGAAGTTCCAGGAATCTTGGGGGAGGTAACATTCTGTAGATTGACTGCAGGTATAGGTTATGAAGCTTAAAAATGTTAGTATAAAAAAATCCAACTGgggggctggcaggatggctcagagggtaagagcactgactgctcttccgaagctcctgagttcggatcccagcaaccacatggtggctcacaaccactcataatgaggtctgacaccctcttctggtatgtcttaAGACAGCTAAAGTGAATTATGCTgaagcgagcagggccagagtgagcgaggccggcagaggtcctgagttcaattcccagcagccacacacatgatggctcatggccatctgtacagctacagtgtattcatacacataaaataaataaaatgaaaataaaaaaaaatccaactgtaTACTTAGGGTCTGCATATTTagcataaatgtttttaaaactctcaACTTATATACctgaatatgtatgtgcatatacacagaggCATGCTACacatgtgcgcgtgcacacacacacacacacacacacacacacacacacacacaacaagcaATGGGTAAAGTCTAAAACAATGGACCAGAGCAAGAATATGTTTAATTCTGGTATTcatttttgtagtatttttatgTTCTTAACTCTTAGGTTAGTACTAGTATCATTTTGATTACATTCAACTCAAATCACTAAAGtaataggcaaaaaaaaaaaaaaaaaccagaaggcCAGATATGATGGtatccacctttaatctcagcactcaggatgcagacgCAGACAGATCCCTCCGAGTTCCAAATCAGCCATAGCAACataatgagactctatctcaaaatcaaacaaaaatgcttTGGGAATAAAATTTTACTATGACTAAGATAAGAATTAATTATAAGCAGCTGCACATAATTTAGTCATAGAAATTAAAGTTTGCTCAATAATTGAAGCCTCGGATTAAACTCCTGATTAATTCAGTTATGTTGTTTTCCATACACTCCAAGATAGGGCTTCAAGGTTATTACAGAATCTTCCAATTAAACAGTCATCATGTAGCATGAATGAATGGGATTTCAAACAACAGAGCCTAACGCTGGCTAGACATTTCATTCACTGGATTTTAGTGAATTTATTATTGGGACTTATTAGCAGGATACAGTGGTCTTCAGAGTTCATAAATATTCAAGGATGAGGCTTGGAAGCAGGCAGAAGCTCAGGGAACTCGGGTCAGCAGGCTGTCCGTGAGGATGGCTTGGCAGCGATCTCAGCTTGGTCCCTACAGTACGCAGTCCAGAGTAAAGATCAAAGACATGCACTCCAACCTCCTGGCTGAACCAGCACAcaggtttcttgttttgttggtgAGAATTTCCTTCCCAAGAACGCATACTAAGGACAGAAATCAATGTCTCCAAATTTAAATGGAGGACTATTACGTAAGTGGAATGAGGATCCGGATAGCcattataaaaatatcaatgtTCGCCGggggtggtgacgcacgccttttatcccagcagagtcagaggcaggcggatttctgagttctgagttcgaggccagcatggtctacagagtgagttacaggacagccaaggctacacagtgaaaccctgtctcaaaaaaacaaaacaaaaaacaaaaaaaaaaaaaaagaaagaaagaaaagaaagaaagaaagagaaaaaaagaaaaagaaaaaatgttcatCTCTGAAAGTCCTCATCTATCATTGGAGTGTTTGTAATATCCAATTCGGTTATGCCAATAAATTGTTAGGAATACTGCTTCCAGTACGACTGACTAAACACCCTTATCTACAGCCAGGGagacaggaaggggaaggaaaagcgAGGCTAGAGGGGGTGGATATGATAAGAGTACAACACACGGCTGTCTTAAGATGTGAAAATGAAACCTattattttgtacaattaatatatactaaGCAGGATAGACGAGTGTCTGGACAGGCTCAAACTACAGGtataagaggaaagaaaaccaaagtgaggttttgttcttttttttttttttttttttttttttttttttttttttttttttttgagacaggctcagGATGGCCTCGAAACTCAGGAGAcgttcttgtctctgcctcccgaagGCTGGGATTATGAGCATGCGCACCACGCATAGCTTTTCAAACTTTAACAGACTAGTAGGTGCGTTGTTAAACCACTTCTGGAGAAAAACCTGAAATTCACACAGACAAGGTTTTTTTTGTCCACACGTAATTGTCTGCCTACGCGACTCAACAAACGCCACAAACACTTAGACTAACCACACCGCAGAACGCAGAGTAACCCAAAGGACAGGCGGTGCCTCCTACGTCACATGACGCAAGGCAACTTCAGCACGCGACGGAAGTCGCGTCTGACTCTACGCCCGCGAGGGCCCCACTCTGGGCTGTCTAACAGGAtgcctgtgtgagtttctgtTGGCCTGCTGCCTTTAATATGAGCAAAGGAGCGCGTCCTCACGTCGTCTCCAGGTTATCGGGGCGAtgaggtcctcttgaagagcctTGGAGGGCGGGCGTTTCTCTTCAGGCGGCTCCGCGGGCAGCCCTCGGGCCTTGTAAGAACGCGCAGCCCCGCCCTCCTCCTTTCGGCCGAAGCAGCCATCTTGCAGGTTGGTTCGCGCGTGGCTCTCTCGTTTTGCTCTCCGCACACGCTGTGTGTGGAGCCCAGGCCGCAGAGACTGCGTGTTAGGGTCATGGGGAGACTTTCTGGAGGTCACTGCGCTGGGCGGTGTGTGCTAGGGGGCTTCTATGCGGGGAAGCCGGGCCTGGCTCAGTCTTGGTTGCCGGGAGTCCGCCTAACCCCAAACTTGAGCATGTGCTGTCGGGTTAGGGTTTACGATTCGGTTTGGGTCTTAACGATACCTGGGTGTGTACAAAGCCTTGAATTGGCTCGGGTGAGGAGGGTGCCAGTCGGGTGACCCTGGTAATGATGTAATGGGGACCCCTTCTCCGGATGCATGAAACACTTAGGAATTTGCAAATTTTGGCCCTAGAAGACGAGCATGGAGAAGGAAGGTAGCATTAAGGCTGCTACACCAATGTTTAAGACTACAAGGGCAGTTGGTTATCTCCAGTACACCATGCTTTGGAGCTTCCCTCCTGGTTAGCAATGGTGGGTATTTCTACCCTGGATGACTGGAGTAATCCAAACCTTGTTGCTTTCTGGGAATACATGATCTGGTTCTAAACACGTGTAGTTGGTAAGTTCATAGATGGTGCTAAATGAGTAGTAGTCTTCCTGTGCCAGCCATCTTTGGGTGCTTTGTGTTATTTTGCTGCTTATAGAAGTAGTCTGTTTACAAGTAGGAATGTGAGCTTAAGTAGTCCTTGTAGCAAAGAGCATTGGGGCTTGCTTTAAATTTAGTGAGACTCTGGTTTCCTAATACATTAGCAAGTGAAAGTGTGGAATTAAGAGATTTTTGATAGTTAAAGTTAGTTTTGTTAGTAAAGGTGAAATTAAACCGCATCAAAGAGCAGGCTGAGTTTGGTGGGCTCAAAGTTAATCCTGGAGTTGTAGGTTTCAATGTATTGGCTTAAGTTTTAACATTCAGTCCTGCTGGTTCTAATGACAGGGTGTGGACTCTTGCTAAGAGGAATCACGGGTACACATTTTCAGTTGCGCTTTGGGAGGTGCAGAGCTTGAGGGAGCCTGGTCTGTGTGACAAGATGACTTTTGGGGGCGTTGCAATTGGGACAGTTGCTAACATTAACTGTGAACTGTTGTTTGACTAAAAACTTTTCTGGTTTCAGTAACTCGCCAAAATGACgaacacaaagggaaagaggagaggcacCCGGTATATGTTCTCTAGGCCTTTTAGGAAACATGGTAAGTGGCACGGTCCTCTTTAAtatttgtggtttcatttttttgtgtgtcctAGATCATTAAAATGGTTCATTAGCAGCATACGCTTGCATTCTACCATGAGGAGAAGCATGTATCTCTCATAGTCTCATAATTGTGCAGGCTTGCCCTAGAAAGATGTGGCATGTCTTAGACTGGCTTTACTTGTGGGAGTAATTGTCCATTACAGTGTATGTAACTGCTGTTGTGCTTTGTGTTGAAAACTGATACCCTTGTGAAAGTGTACCTTGTGGTTCTGTgtcttgataattttttttttctgtcgtAGGAGTTGTTCCTTTGGCCACATACATGCGGATCTACAAAAAGGGTGATATTGTAGACATCAAGGTAAATTAAAGTGGATGCAAAGGCACACAAGTTAGGAATAGTGATTTAATTACTTGAAATTAATAGCACAGGATTGCGGAAGGGTAAAAGATaccattaaaaataacattagaaAGTGAGAGTGCTGCCTCTTGCCTTTAAGCCTAGCTAGCACTTGGGATGGATGCAAAGGCAGGTGGGGCCAGACAGACCCCATCACTAGGCAAATTTGTTATTAAAGATGGAAAGTTTTAGGAAGACTTCCTAAAGTGAAGGCTACATTCTTTGATAGATAGTTGAATATATTCTGGCGCTCTGGAACTTGATGATGATTGTCTATTTGATTGCTTGATGCAATGTGAAAACCACATTTCACCGGCTCTGAGAGTTCTTGAGTTGACCTTGAAAGGGACCCTTGGTTAGTTGTAAGGAATTGAAAAGAGGAATATCTGGAATAATACTTTGTCTGTTGACTAGGGAATGGGCACTGTTCAAAAAGGAATGCCCCATAAGTGTTACCATGGCAAAACTGGAAGAGTCTACAATGTCACCCAGCATGCTGTGGGCATCATTGTAAACAAGCAAGTTAAGTGAGTAGAACACCTTTCTCTGAGTAGTTG from Mastomys coucha isolate ucsf_1 unplaced genomic scaffold, UCSF_Mcou_1 pScaffold22, whole genome shotgun sequence includes:
- the Rpl21 gene encoding 60S ribosomal protein L21, which gives rise to MTNTKGKRRGTRYMFSRPFRKHGVVPLATYMRIYKKGDIVDIKGMGTVQKGMPHKCYHGKTGRVYNVTQHAVGIIVNKQVKGKILAKRINVRIEHIKHSKSRDSFLKRVKENDQKKKEAKEKGTWVQLKRQPAPPREAHFVRTNGKEPELLEPIPYEFMA